One segment of Micromonospora parathelypteridis DNA contains the following:
- a CDS encoding extracellular catalytic domain type 1 short-chain-length polyhydroxyalkanoate depolymerase — protein MRRSSSILTRLIGAGAGLVLAVAGAVAVAAPAQAATLTQVTGFGSNPGNLAMYAYRPDNLPANSPAVVLLHGCTQNASGYFANSGWQKYADQWKFALIVAQQPSGNNANSCFNFFESGDTTRGQGEALSIKQMVDHAKANFGVNGSRVFVSGLSAGGAMSAVMLATYPEVFAAGSIIAGIPYRCATSMVNAFSCMNPGSDRTPAAWGDLVRGAYSGYAGPRPRVAIWHGTSDTTVAPLNGTESRDQWTNVRGVSQTPTSTSSLPGNTSLEVYGNDDVRLYRVSGMGHGTPVDPGSGAEQCGTAGAYFLDTICSTYRDALFFGLNNGGTTPTPTPTATPTPTPTATPTPTPTPTTPPTCVTASNYAHVAAGRAYQSGGYAYANGSNQRMGLYNTFYTSALKQTGPNYWVIGC, from the coding sequence GTGCGCCGCTCCTCGTCCATCCTCACCCGCCTGATCGGTGCCGGCGCCGGGCTCGTCCTCGCCGTGGCCGGCGCGGTCGCCGTCGCCGCACCCGCCCAGGCCGCCACCCTCACCCAGGTCACCGGGTTCGGCTCCAACCCGGGCAACCTCGCCATGTACGCCTACCGGCCGGACAACCTGCCCGCCAACTCCCCGGCCGTGGTCCTGCTGCACGGCTGCACCCAGAACGCCTCCGGATACTTCGCGAACTCGGGCTGGCAGAAGTACGCCGACCAGTGGAAGTTCGCCCTGATCGTCGCCCAGCAGCCCTCCGGCAACAACGCCAACTCCTGCTTCAACTTCTTCGAGTCGGGGGACACCACCCGGGGGCAGGGTGAGGCGCTGTCGATCAAGCAGATGGTCGACCACGCCAAGGCGAACTTCGGGGTGAACGGCTCCCGGGTCTTCGTCAGCGGTCTCTCCGCGGGCGGGGCGATGAGCGCGGTCATGCTCGCCACCTACCCGGAGGTCTTCGCCGCCGGATCGATCATCGCGGGCATCCCGTACCGCTGCGCCACCAGCATGGTCAACGCGTTCAGCTGCATGAACCCGGGCTCGGACAGGACCCCCGCGGCCTGGGGCGACCTGGTTCGGGGCGCGTACTCCGGTTACGCCGGCCCGAGGCCGCGAGTGGCCATCTGGCACGGCACCTCGGACACGACGGTCGCACCGCTCAACGGCACCGAGTCCCGCGACCAGTGGACCAACGTGCGCGGCGTCTCGCAGACCCCGACCAGCACCTCGTCGCTGCCTGGCAACACGAGCCTGGAGGTGTACGGCAACGACGACGTGCGGCTCTACCGGGTCTCCGGGATGGGGCACGGCACCCCGGTCGACCCGGGCTCGGGGGCCGAACAGTGTGGCACCGCTGGCGCCTACTTCCTGGACACCATCTGCTCGACGTACCGTGACGCGCTCTTCTTCGGCCTGAACAACGGCGGCACCACCCCGACCCCCACCCCCACGGCGACCCCCACCCCCACCCCAACGGCCACGCCGACCCCGACCCCCACCCCGACCACGCCGCCGACCTGCGTAACGGCGAGCAACTACGCGCACGTCGCCGCCGGTCGGGCGTACCAGTCGGGTGGCTACGCCTACGCGAACGGCTCCAACCAGCGAATGGGCCTCTACAACACCTTCTACACCAGCGCCCTCAAGCAGACCGGCCCCAACTACTGGGTCATCGGCTGCTGA
- a CDS encoding TIGR01777 family oxidoreductase, whose amino-acid sequence MRILLAGASGFLGTRLGDRLATDGHQVTRLVRRTPREPQERQWDPAAGQLDPAAVAEADAVVNLAGAGVGDKRWNDDYRRLIRTSRVDSTTTLATTLAGLPAADRPRALLNSSAVGWYGNTGDRVVEEDSPAGEGFLADVCRVWEAATRPAEDAGVRVVRLRTGLPLHRDGGLLKPQLLPFKLGIAGRLGSGRQWLPWMSLVDWLDAICFLLDHDDIAGPVNVVGPNPVTNAEFTRELARQLHRPAIIPIPALALKVALGGFAHEALTSTRVLPGVLTRAKFPYRHPDLPGALHAALDD is encoded by the coding sequence ATGCGGATCCTTCTGGCCGGCGCGTCCGGCTTTCTCGGCACCCGGCTGGGCGACCGGCTTGCGACGGACGGGCACCAGGTCACCCGGTTGGTCCGTCGTACGCCGCGTGAGCCGCAGGAGCGACAGTGGGACCCGGCTGCCGGCCAGCTCGACCCGGCGGCGGTCGCGGAGGCGGACGCGGTCGTCAACCTGGCCGGCGCGGGCGTCGGCGACAAGCGGTGGAACGACGACTACCGGCGGTTGATCCGCACCAGCCGGGTGGACAGCACCACCACGCTGGCGACGACTCTCGCCGGGCTCCCCGCCGCCGACCGACCCCGGGCGCTGCTCAACTCCTCGGCCGTGGGTTGGTACGGCAACACCGGCGACCGGGTGGTCGAGGAGGACTCGCCGGCTGGCGAGGGCTTCCTGGCCGACGTCTGCCGGGTGTGGGAGGCCGCGACCCGGCCGGCCGAGGACGCCGGGGTACGCGTCGTACGACTGCGCACCGGGCTGCCACTGCACCGCGACGGTGGGCTGCTCAAGCCACAACTGCTGCCGTTCAAGCTGGGCATCGCCGGGCGGTTGGGCAGCGGTCGGCAGTGGCTGCCATGGATGTCGTTGGTCGACTGGCTGGACGCGATCTGCTTCCTGCTCGACCACGACGACATCGCCGGCCCGGTCAACGTGGTGGGGCCGAACCCGGTCACCAACGCCGAGTTCACCCGCGAGTTGGCCCGGCAACTGCACCGGCCGGCGATCATCCCGATTCCCGCGCTGGCGCTCAAGGTGGCCCTCGGCGGCTTCGCCCACGAGGCCCTCACCAGCACCAGAGTCCTGCCCGGCGTCCTCACCCGAGCCAAGTTCCCGTACCGCCACCCCGACCTGCCCGGCGCGCTCCACGCCGCCCTCGACGACTGA